In Candidatus Eremiobacteraceae bacterium, the sequence TCGGCGCCGCGATCGTCGCGCTGCAACAGCAAGGCGGCGTCGAGACGATCGCCGTCGATTCGGATACGAGCATCCGCGTGACGGTCACGCCCATCCTCGCCAGCGGCGGCAGCGAAGGCGACCATCGTGACGCGAACCTCGAGCAAAATAACAACGTGAGCGAAGCGCCGGTGCAGGTCGTGTCCACCGCTGTCGTCACGAATAGCGGAGTCAAGACGGCCGAGCGCACCACCACGACGCTTTTGCGCGTCTTTCAAAATGCTCCGCCCTATTCCGAGATCGTCGGCGTCGTGGACGACGCAGGACCGGACGCGATCGACAGTCCCGGCGATGCGGCCGGGCAGTTGGCGGCTCCCGCGACGACCGATCTCGTGGTTCGCGCCTTCGTTCTCCCGCCGGGCGGCGGACCGCCGCACGAAGTCGACAACTTCCAAGGATTGCAATGGTCGGACGGCAACACGAGCGGCGGCGGCGTCTTACCGTAGCGGCGCGGCGCGGCGCGACGCTGCTGGAAGTTCTCGCGGTCGCAGGTATCATCGCGCTCGTCGCGCTTTTTATCGGCATTCCGAGCTATGCGACCTACGCCCGCGAACGGCAGGCCCACGACGCTGCGAGCACCCTAGCCCAAGATCTCGCGCTGCTCGAACGCAGTGCGCAGAACGACGAAGGCGCCGGCGCGACGCTTGAAATCGACTCAGCGTCGCCCTTCGCTTATTCGTGCTATCACGGTCGCCCGTCGAACCTCGATCCGCGGACCACGCTCGGCGGCCTCATCGTCCGGCGAAGCTTTCCGGGAGTCGCGCTCGGTTATGGCCCGATCAGCGCAAGCACGCCGCTGCTCTTCGCGAGCAACGGCAGCGCGCAGTACTTCGACGGCGTGCATTGGGTGGATCAGCACGGACCGCCCATCCCCTTTACTCTCACTGCGACCGGCGGCCAATCTCACGCTGCGGCTGTGATGATCGATATGTTCACGGGCGAGATCTCGGGTCCGTAGTACGACCTCGTTCTCGACGCGAGCACATTCCGGGTCATAACGGACGTCGAATTCGTTTTTCCGATGGCACAATGTGGGCACGAAGCAATGCCTTGATATCAAAGCGTTGACGCGTCGGCACCGTTCGCTTTCACAGAGCCTTCAGAATATACCGCTAACGTCGAACGTGCAGCAGAATACTCTGCTGCAAGGAGTGTATGGTGACTCGTTTCTCAAGGTTGACCTTAGCCGCGATAGCACCGATCTCGTTGCTCGCGCTCGCCGGGTGCTCGTCCGCCCCCCTGGTCTCAGCCGTTTCGCCCAACGCGGTGCATCGGCAAGTCTCGTCGCTCGGAATTCAGCGGCTCGCCGTGCCGCAGTGCACCCGCGACTTCGCGCTATCGGTGACGCCGTCGACCGCGGTCATACCGGCTGGGTCGTCGAAGACCTTCGAAATCGGACTGACAAGCCTGTGCGGACTTGCGGGAAGCATCAACGTTGGCACCACGCGCATATCGCCATCAGGCAACGGACGTGGGCCAACGCCCCATCAGGCGCGATACGACCTGCCGCTCGACGCGAACGGCAAAACTGGCATACCGGTCACGTATAGCACGACCGCGATGACGTCGAGGCGGAGCTATGAAATCACAATCACCGCAAAGGACGTCACGGGCGGATGTTGCTACGGTGTGACTCACACCGCAACCGTTACGCTGACGATCGAGTAGCGCGGCAGCGCCAAAGGACGCGGGGTCCGGCGTCCTCTTCCTCAATGACGACAACTTCCGGTAGTTGCATTATTTCACGCAACATGTTATAGTTGCGTATATATCGACAACTATTGGGAGTCACCTACCGTGAAAAAACAGAGCTCTCGGTACGCCGTGCTGACCGCAGATATCGCGGGATCGCGGGCGATTGCCGATTTCCCGTCCGAGCGAGACAAGAAGCTCCGGCCGCTTTCGAAGCTTCACCGGACGGGCGAGCTTATCGCATCCGACTACGCGGTCACCGCATGGGATGAGTTCGAGGGGCTGCTGACCGCACTCGCACATATTCCGCAAGTGCTCTTGGACTTGCGGCGATACTTCCACCCCTTTCAGCTGCGCGTCGCGATCGGCATCGGCGACGTCTCAAATCCTGCGCAGAAACCCGTAAACGTCTTCGCCGGCGGCAGCGCGTTCGAGCGCGCGCGCAAGGCGATCACGCAGCTCAACGCCGAGCGCACCACCTTGGCGCGTTCGACGCTCTTCCTTTCTGAGAGCTCAGAATTTGATACCATCATGAACACCCTGTACCAATTGCATGACACTCTCGCCGAGCGGATCTCGGCGAAACAATGGGAGGCCATCAACCTTCAGTTGAAGGCAAAAAGCCAGGATGCCACCGCGCGGCGGCTCGGGCTCGACAAGTCTTCGATCTCTCGCCGGCTGCGGCGCGGATATTACTGGCAACTCGTGAACACGCGTGAGGCGGCTAAGACCATTATCGCTCACTACTGGAAGCAGCACTCGCCTTGATGGCGCAGACCGCCGTAGACAGCGGGCAATCGCTCTTCGTCGCTTCTCTCGCCGTTCTGCTCGCGTATCTGCTGACCAACTCGTGGGCATGGGGCGACGAACCGTCCGCAGCGAGGCCGCTCGGAAAACGGACGATTGTGCGAAGCCTCGTGCATCTCGTGGTCCTTATCGCCTCGCTCGCGCTTTTCGATCCTGCGGCGCTATCCGCGCCGGTCCGATTCGCGGTGTGGACTTTAGCATATCTCATCGCGCAGGCGGCGGTTGACCTCATCCGCATCCGCTCGGATCGTCCCGCTCGAGACGTGCCGGTCGCGTGGACATTTGTGGTCCGCCAAGTGCTCCATCTCTGTATCATCA encodes:
- a CDS encoding SatD family protein: MKKQSSRYAVLTADIAGSRAIADFPSERDKKLRPLSKLHRTGELIASDYAVTAWDEFEGLLTALAHIPQVLLDLRRYFHPFQLRVAIGIGDVSNPAQKPVNVFAGGSAFERARKAITQLNAERTTLARSTLFLSESSEFDTIMNTLYQLHDTLAERISAKQWEAINLQLKAKSQDATARRLGLDKSSISRRLRRGYYWQLVNTREAAKTIIAHYWKQHSP